The following proteins are co-located in the Ignavibacteria bacterium genome:
- a CDS encoding PAS domain S-box protein encodes MLFDRYQKYLNNKNVAFKVALVYAFLGGLWILTSDWILGKFVSNLEESVTISIYKGIMFILLTSLLIFGLISFYMKRINSYVESKIMAEKEVQRKNVQLKVLNHASRDINSVLEVSEIMRKLVFYAFDLTGATGGGTGFIQNGMMTFTEYNDKGNIFPVNFTFAEGYGVPGHVMATHQAYLTNDAANDPYVIPEIQKELKFTSLLDVPILDKDGRLAGCFEIHNKPEGFNDEDKKLLESLSTIAAIALENAGILAEYRKVQSALQESEERFRVALNRAPFPMAIHSSDGKIIHLNEAWTKISGYAHEEIPTISDWAEKAYGSSNKDAMVQVISSYYTKKVSIKDIDYVINTKYGTSRIWSFDRADLGNLPDGKSLVLTVAADLTDIRNAEYKLRQQQEEQLEIFNSVPALIFFKNLKNEFIWVNDTADKWFTCPKEDLVNRPLSEVFPGEGEGYYDSDKIVIETQRPVRDVVEQMTTREGQRWIKVDKIPFKDEQGNIKGIVGIASDITNLKEAEEELIKAKEKAQEADRLKSEFLAQISHEIRTPINVILSYVSLLKEEMQESISELTEYSFNAIDNSGRRLIRTIDLILNMSDVQAGRYECLYEELDLEKDVLKHILHEFSSAADSRGLRIRLNRGNSIPKVKADSYTVGQIFINLIDNAIKYTPKGEIAVSLWENSGLVYVEISDTGIGMSEEFMDKLFEPFVQEDTGYTRRFEGNGLGLALVKKYCELNNLEIHVRSEKGKGTAFTVIFEEE; translated from the coding sequence ATGCTGTTTGACAGATATCAAAAGTACCTGAATAATAAAAATGTAGCTTTCAAAGTCGCTCTTGTATATGCTTTTCTGGGCGGGCTATGGATACTCACGTCAGATTGGATTCTGGGCAAATTTGTTTCCAATCTTGAGGAGTCGGTTACAATCAGCATTTATAAGGGGATTATGTTTATCCTGCTGACCAGTCTTTTAATATTCGGACTGATCAGTTTTTATATGAAAAGGATAAACAGTTATGTTGAAAGCAAGATCATGGCTGAGAAGGAAGTCCAGAGGAAGAACGTCCAGCTTAAGGTCTTAAACCATGCCTCACGCGACATTAATTCCGTACTGGAAGTCTCTGAGATTATGCGCAAACTGGTTTTTTACGCTTTTGACCTCACGGGAGCCACAGGCGGGGGAACCGGTTTTATACAGAACGGCATGATGACTTTCACAGAGTACAACGATAAAGGCAATATATTCCCTGTAAATTTTACATTTGCCGAAGGCTACGGTGTACCGGGCCACGTTATGGCTACACACCAGGCTTATCTTACAAATGATGCTGCAAATGATCCATACGTCATTCCTGAAATACAAAAGGAATTAAAGTTTACTTCCCTTCTGGATGTGCCAATCCTGGATAAAGACGGCAGACTGGCCGGATGCTTTGAGATTCATAATAAGCCCGAGGGATTTAACGACGAAGACAAAAAGCTCCTGGAGTCGCTTTCTACCATAGCAGCTATTGCCCTTGAGAATGCAGGCATACTGGCAGAGTACAGAAAAGTGCAGTCGGCACTGCAGGAAAGCGAAGAGCGTTTCAGGGTAGCTCTGAACAGGGCCCCCTTCCCTATGGCTATTCACTCATCTGACGGCAAGATAATACATCTCAATGAGGCCTGGACCAAGATCAGCGGCTATGCTCACGAAGAAATCCCTACAATAAGCGACTGGGCGGAAAAAGCATACGGCAGCAGCAATAAAGACGCGATGGTGCAGGTAATAAGCAGTTACTACACTAAGAAAGTAAGCATAAAAGATATCGATTATGTAATAAATACAAAATACGGCACTTCAAGGATATGGAGTTTCGACAGAGCAGATCTGGGAAACCTGCCTGACGGGAAGAGCCTGGTGCTGACGGTGGCAGCTGATCTTACGGATATAAGAAATGCCGAATATAAGCTCAGGCAGCAGCAGGAGGAACAGCTGGAAATATTCAATTCCGTGCCGGCTTTAATATTTTTCAAAAATCTTAAAAACGAGTTTATATGGGTGAACGACACGGCTGATAAGTGGTTCACCTGTCCAAAGGAGGACCTTGTCAACAGGCCGCTGTCCGAAGTATTCCCCGGCGAGGGAGAGGGTTATTACGATTCCGATAAAATAGTAATTGAGACGCAGAGACCCGTCAGGGATGTCGTGGAGCAGATGACAACCCGTGAGGGCCAGAGATGGATTAAGGTTGACAAGATTCCTTTTAAGGATGAACAGGGAAACATAAAAGGAATTGTAGGCATAGCCTCTGATATTACGAATCTCAAGGAAGCTGAAGAGGAGCTTATTAAGGCGAAGGAAAAGGCGCAGGAAGCCGACCGCCTGAAGAGCGAATTTCTGGCGCAGATTTCGCATGAGATCAGAACGCCGATAAATGTAATACTCAGCTATGTATCGCTTTTGAAGGAAGAGATGCAGGAATCTATTAGTGAGCTGACGGAGTACAGCTTTAATGCCATAGACAACAGTGGCAGAAGGTTAATCAGGACGATAGACCTTATACTCAACATGTCGGATGTACAGGCCGGGCGGTATGAATGTCTTTACGAGGAGCTGGATCTGGAAAAGGATGTGCTGAAGCATATTCTGCATGAATTCTCTTCGGCGGCCGATTCCAGGGGGCTGCGCATAAGGCTTAACAGAGGCAATTCCATACCGAAGGTAAAGGCTGACAGCTATACTGTAGGGCAGATATTTATTAATCTTATTGATAACGCCATCAAGTACACGCCCAAAGGAGAAATAGCAGTAAGTTTATGGGAGAATAGCGGACTGGTTTATGTTGAGATATCTGACACCGGGATCGGGATGTCTGAAGAGTTTATGGACAAGCTGTTTGAGCCTTTTGTACAGGAAGACACAGGCTACACTCGCCGTTTTGAAGGCAATGGTTTGGGTCTTGCTCTGGTGAAAAAGTACTGCGAGCTAAACAATCTTGAGATACACGTAAGGAGTGAAAAAGGGAAAGGGACGGCGTTCACAGTCATATTTGAGGAGGAGTAA